A stretch of Aedes aegypti strain LVP_AGWG chromosome 2, AaegL5.0 Primary Assembly, whole genome shotgun sequence DNA encodes these proteins:
- the LOC5575613 gene encoding esterase B1: MVMRSALKKGWQNANTGSESQSHVARSCMPPSRVAVKVSQGYIYGVRDATTNGEHYYYFKGIPYAKPPVGNLRFMSPVPIDKFPVTYLDCTAERGNCMGMDVISKEITGSEDGLYLNVYTPVLPRSDGVSQNLPVMVYVHGGGLIGGHADSSMYHPNYLLQEGVLVVTVNYRLGILGFLCLPEAGIEGNAGLKDQRMALQWVSQNISKFGGDPNNVTLFGASSGAIAVNLHCLSKESKKYFHKAIMQSGSIYLEWGHQEKPEQKARKMAELLGANPTTDEEVYQVLKNAPARKLFELQFKAVTEREELVEKLFQIPFLPVVEREQSSDAIITKHPTEIMRDPDGVGIPIIQGYNEYDGMMVLLDAVKNPNMYNLQPERFIPRTLNVDCYAPEARKLAMEIKKAYFGDQDVSRETVMQLVELFTDKYILSYRISFELWAKYQTKAKMFGYRFSFDGLLNKGKAIMSFGSLKGTCHIDEVYYIFSSPILRTEVPKTSKAYEMRNKMVHMWGNFAKCSDPTPDGDMELSFKWNPVPQIPVDLEDVRCTLLSISAPDEIGMAEMPERERMEYWTELYRKYNGHVTNILVPTVPLLDSVDLNNNSV; this comes from the exons ATGGTGATGCGTTCTGCGTTGAAGAAGGGTTGGCAGAATGCCAATACCGGTTCCGAGTCGCAATCGCACGTGGCGCGTTCTTGCATG CCTCCATCAAGGGTGGCAGTTAAAGTATCCCAAGGATATATCTATGGAGTGCGCGATGCCACCACCAATGGAGAGCACTATTACTACTTCAAGGGGATTCCTTATGCGAAGCCTCCGGTTGGAAACTTGAGGTTCATGTCTCCGGTACCTATCGATAAGTTTCCGGTGACCTATTTGGATTGTACAGCGGAGCGTGGTAATTGCATGGGAATGGACGTCATCAGTAAGGAGATTACGGGTTCCGAGGATGGACTGTATCTCAACGTTTACACTCCCGTATTGCCACGGTCTGATGGCGTCTCGCAAAACCTTCCGGTTATGGTTTACGTTCACGGAGGAGGATTAATCGGTGGCCATGCGGACAGCTCGATGTATCACCCAAATTATTTGCTGCAGGAAGGCGTTCTCGTAGTTACGGTGAACTACCGTTTGGGAATTCTAGGATTTCTGTGTCTACCGGAAGCTGGAATTGAAGGCAATGCAGGTCTCAAAGATCAG AGAATGGCACTACAATGGGTCAGTCAGAATATTTCCAAATTTGGAGGAGATCCGAACAATGTAACTCTCTTCGGGGCCAGCTCTGGTGCAATTGCAGTTAACCTGCATTGTCTTTCGAAAGAGTCTAAGAAGTACTTTCACAAAGCGATCATGCAGAGTGGATCGATCTACCTCGAGTGGGGCCACCAGGAGAAACCCGAGCAAAAAGCTCGTAAAATGGCTGAACTGCTGGGAGCTAATCCCACCACCGATGAAGAAGTGTATCAGGTGTTGAAAAACGCTCCAGCAAGGAAACTTTTTGAACTCCAGTTTAAGGCTGTGACGGAAAGAGAAGAACTGGTCGAAAAGCTGTTCCAGATTCCATTCTTACCAGTTGTAGAGCGTGAACAATCATCCGATGCCATCATAACCAAACATCCTACAGAGATCATGCGTGACCCAGACGGCGTCGGCATTCCTATCATCCAGGGTTACAACGAATATGACGGAATGATGGTGCTACTAGATGCCGTCAAAAATCCCAACATGTACAATTTACAGCCGGAGCGCTTCATTCCGCGTACTCTTAATGTAGACTGCTATGCTCCGGAAGCTCGCAAATTGGCCATGGAGATCAAAAAAGCTTACTTCGGAGATCAGGACGTATCTCGTGAAACTGTGATGCAATTGGTAGAACTGTTTACGGATAAGTACATTCTATCCTATCGAATCTCTTTCGAGTTGTGGGCGAAGTATCAAACTAAAGCCAAAATGTTTGGATACCGGTTCTCGTTCGATGGATTGCTCAACAAGGGCAAAGCCATAATGTCGTTCGGAAGCTTGAAAGGTACTTGTCACATCGATGAAGTGTATTACATATTTAGCTCGCCTATTTTGCGAACTGAAGTGCCCAAAACTAGCAAAGCTTATGAAATGCGCAACAAGATGGTGCATATGTGGGGTAACTTTGCCAAGTGCAGTGACCCTACCCCGGATGGAGATATGGAGCTGTCTTTCAAGTGGAATCCGGTTCCACAGATTCCGGTGGATCTCGAAGATGTTAGGTGTACACTTCTGAGCATCTCGGCGCCAGACGAAATTGGAATGGCGGAAATGCCGGAGCGCGAACGAATGGAGTATTGGACGGAGTTGTATAGAAAGTACAATGGACACGTGACTAACATTCTGGTTCCAACGGTGCCGCTTTTGGATTCCGTTGATTTAAACAACAATAGTGTTTGA